The genomic stretch CAAGCTAAACGTCTCCCAGGTAGAATTTGCTGAAGCTATGGGAACTAGTGTGGACACCATTAAAAGCTGGGAAACCAAGCGACGTAATCAGCTGGACTAGCGGCTAAGGTGCTGGCGACGATTCAAGACAACCCAGGCTTTTTCAACGAACTTGCTTCGCACCAAATCACAGGCTACAGCAAAAAATAAGTCTTTAGCTTTACAACACACCAATCAGCCCATCAGCCCATCAGCCCATCAGCCCATCAGCCCATCAGCCTAGAAATTATGGGTATCCGGAATTTCTGGTTGATAAAATGCCAAAGATGTAAAGAAGAAAATCTTTCTCAGCGGATTATCTGATTGATCCTCTTCAGCCTACTCTACTGCCAATTTTCTGTTTCCACCTTCGCCTGAGTCTTCATAGCGATGCTGACTAGGGAGGACAGCGAGAGCTGGGCAAGCGTCAAAGCGGTTCTGGTTCATGCGCAATCCGGACACCTGCACAACATTCCTCTTGTAAGAAACCGATCAAATTCTCTAGGTGCCCATACTCGGGTATACAGACAATCGTGCGGCTATGTTTCTCCTGCCGGATCAGCCCTACCTTGGCCATGCGCGCAAGGTGATGTGATAGCGTCGAAGCAGGAATACCCAGCCCCTTCTGGATATCTCCGGCCGAAGCCCCATCATGGCCAGCTTTGACCAGAAAGCGGAACACGGACAGTCGGTGACTATTCCCTAGCTCAGCTAAGCTGGCTGCAACCTTTTCGTGATCCATAGCACGCCCCAATAATTCGATGTTTCTAGAATTATAGTTGACAGGTCGGATAAACGCAAGTAGGCTGCGTACATCATTTCGACAATACTAGAAATATAGGAGTAATATTGAATGTCATCTCAACTCCAAGACGCTCTAGGCATGTTCGCCTTTCTCGCTATCGAGCTATCGGTTATATTCATTGGCATTAGCTTGCTGGTCGGAGTTCTTCAACGTCACATCCCACCATCCAAGGTGGAAGCGTTACTGACTTCCAGTGGGAAGCGAGGCTATTTTCTTGCTGCTGGTTTAGGAGCTATAACGCCCTTCTGTAGTTGCTCGACTATCCCCATGTTGAAAGGGTTGATTCGGGCACGGGCCGGTTTTGGGCCGATGATGGTGTTTCTTTTCTCATCTCCGTTGCTGAATCCTATCGTCGTCGGCCTGCTGGTTGCCACGTTTGGATGGACACTTACTGCTATCTATGTGCTCGCCGCTTTGGTGGTCGCGGTAGGTGCCGGATGGCTGCTTCACACGCTTGGCTTCGAGCGTTATGTGCGCCGGACGGCGACACAAGAGAGCAGTGG from Halomonas meridiana encodes the following:
- a CDS encoding helix-turn-helix transcriptional regulator, which translates into the protein MDHEKVAASLAELGNSHRLSVFRFLVKAGHDGASAGDIQKGLGIPASTLSHHLARMAKVGLIRQEKHSRTIVCIPEYGHLENLIGFLQEECCAGVRIAHEPEPL